Genomic DNA from Corynebacterium kroppenstedtii:
TATGCCATCTTTGTCGTCGATGTGGTCGCATGCCAGTGATTTGACGTCGTTGCGCAAATTTTCTTCCCGTACTCCACGGGAAAAACGGATCGATAACACATTTTTCCTGCTCGCAGGCTTAGCTGCCATCTGGTTAGCGGGAGAATACTTCAAACTTAGCTTTGTTTTAGATTTTCGTTTGCTGTTAATCATCCCCGCGTGGGGCGTGATTGCTTATCTCACCCTCCCCCGGCTTCATCGAATTCTGACTCGAATTTACGTCCCCAATTACTTCATCGGACGTACACGAACGTCGGATGGGCTTTTGGGTGATCCGGTCAATATCGCGTTTGACGGAACCGCCGAGCAGCTCCACCGCTCAATGACTCAAGCGGGCTGGACTTTGGCAGATCCGGTGACGTTTCGGTCGTCGGCAAAAATTGTATGGAGCTCCATTACTCGAGCGTCCTATCCTGCGGCTCCGGTTAGTCCGCTGATCCTCTTCGATCGCGAGCAAGACCTCGCCTACCAACAGGAAGTGGATGGTTCCCCCTCACGACGTCACCACATTCGGCTCTGGCGATGCCCTAAAGACTGGCCTCTTCCAGGGGGCCACCGCGTGGACTGGGTGGGCTCTGCCAGCTATGACACAGCCGTCGGCGTTAGTTTTTTCACCTTACAAGTCACCCATCGCATTGCCGCCGATATTGATAGAGAACGCGACCACGTCGTGTCGACAGTTCGTTCCTATGTCCCCGAGAGCTCAGTATCGATGATTGAAGATTTCTCGACGGGCTATCACCATGTCAACGGCGGTGGCGACAAAATACACACTGATGGAGACCTTCCCATTGTCGACGTCAGTAGGGTCGCGTTGCGTTCTGGCTCATCCGGTGATGACAGCGCTGGTGTGGCGGAGCAAGCACCCGAGGAGCTGCCCGACGATAGTGAATCGGGCACCACTGAGAGCGACGCCCCGTCGGAAACCACCGCAGCCACCACTCCGTCGGACATTACTGAGACCGCCAGCGACGTCGCGGAAAACGCCGAAACTGAAACCACCAACGAGGAAAGCAACGATGCTGAGCCGATCATGGCACGTGGTTCGGACAATGTGGACTCGACAATCAACGGAACCCGCTACACAGGCCGGGCATCTACGCACTACGACGACGATATTTCCGATGAGGAACGCGCTGCCCGACGCCCCAAGAATGCGCAGCGTACACCGCGGCCACCGAATCTGATGTTGTCCATGGGGATGCTATTCCTCGTCGTCGCGTGGCAAAGTGTCGTACTGCTATACAAAGCGGATCAGCATCGATTTATCCCCGGAACGTTGCAGGACATGGGCTTCAGCCACCATACCGCCTACGTCGCCACGCAATGGTACGTCGGCTTATTAACGTTGGGCACCCTGATCCTGGTTCTGCTCACGCTCGGCGGATTTACGCACGCGCGTGATGCTCTAATGCTGTTCCTCACCATCGCCATCGTGATTTCTATCCTTGATCGCAATGGAATGCGCATGATCGCAGCTGGTCACAACAACTTGCTTCTCACAACAGCGACCATTATTGCCCTGCTAGCACTATCCTCCGACGACGTCCGTAACTGGATACGTGGCCACGAACCAGCTGCCGTGTGGGGGCCGGTGAGAAAAATTCATCTGCCGATTGATGATCATTCGCGGTAGAGGCCTGCACAACCATGGAGTTGCGGGGCCTCACATCTCGCCTTCATTTCACTAGCCCGGGGCCTCAATACTTGCCCTACCGACACCCTGTCAGTGGTTTCACCAGCATTACCGTATTATGGTGACGCTAAAGCTGTTATGTCGGAGTCCACGACATCGTGTAACAGGGCCACATACCGCCGATGTATGCGCTGCCCTTAACCTTGCATGGCAGACAAAACCATCATTCACGCACTGCCACGCGGAGTCAGAAAGGTTGATATGCCGAAGTCAAAGGTAACTGAGTCCTCAGAGTCGAGGCCCGCGTCGTCATCGACGTCCACCCGTACCCCCGTCAAGCTCAACAATGCGTCCACCCCGCTGTGGTACCGCATCATCATGTTCGGCTTCATCATTGCTGGACTTCTATGGCTGGTGGTCAACTACATTGCTGGGCCGCAAATCCCGTTCATGCAGAACCTCAATGCATGGAACTACGCCATCGGTTTCGGGCTTTTCGTCGTCGGGCTCTTAATGACTATGGGGTGGAAATAAGCACAACTGCCTAACGGGCCCTAACGACCCTAGCGCAGCATTCCGGCCGACGCTGGATCGAGGGGTGCCAGGCCGCGAAGGGTCCACATTTCTTTATTGCCGCTGTGCCGACGGTGGAATCGCATCTGCCACTCGGGGGGAATATCGCAGCGCCAAAAAGCATCGGGTGGGGCGTCTAGGGCGTGGACCAGTAGAGCGCGCCCCAGCGATTGGTCGCTGACTGTGATGTACTCCCCTGGTTCTAGCCCGTCAGCCCAAGCCCCCACGCGGCCGATATAAGTGCGCAACGATTCCCCGCCGTGCCCGACGTAGTCCGGGTTTGTCCTCCACTGCGCAATCTTCATTGGCGACACGAGAGGCAAAGGCTTTCCCGCCCACTCCCCCACGTCCCACGGGCCCGGGTTGCCGACGAAAACGCGCGAAGGGGTGGGGCCGTCCGCGTCTTCTGCACACGAACCCGCGTCGTTAATATCACTGAATTCCTCGTAACGACGCAGCGTGTGCCGATAATCTGCCCACCGAACTGCATCTTCTGACGACGCGAATCGTGGCAGATGCGCGCTCGCGAGCGGTGCCGAGACAACGATGAGCCGCACCACGTGGATAGGGGTGCGGCTCTGCCGATGAAAACGCCTCATGCTGAGATTATCCCACTGAGATCGTCCCACCACGAGGCGGCTTTTCCATTAATGCAACGCATTGCCTTCTTGGCACATTGTGGTTGTGGCATGGTCACTCAATCACTGCGTGCTCTCTACAACTTTGTTGCCGGCCTCGTGGCCCGTAGGGGTGCAGTGAGATTCCTTCACCTCAAGAACGGAAAGTGATCTTCGGCGTACCGCAGCTCAGCGCATGTTAGCGAGCTGATTAGTGGGGCGTGTGAAGGCGTATGGGCACACACGTGCGCTGTGTTCATTGCTGTTCAACCCCACTTCTCATGGCCGGCCATGGAGCGTTCGAATTTGCTATGGTTACTTTCGGCCTTGACGTGATGTCAAGCCCCCTTTCGTTGCTGCGCGGCTGTCCCGCGTGAAGCACGTGGGGCCTCCTATCAGCGATGAAGGGGACCTCCAAATTTAACGGAAGGAGGTGATGGTATGGATAGGAAACCTATCCCCAGGGGCCGTAAAGGCTGGCTGAAAGGCATAAGCAAAGCCAGGGCCGTGATCGTCCGGATCCTCGCCCTGGCTTTGAAATATGGGCCTTTGGCTGGCCACTTAGCAGCTTTACTCGATCTGATCGAGAAACTCTGCTAAGAGGGGTTTGCCCCGAGTAGGTCAACGTGTAGCCGCACGGTGGCCTACTTTTTTATTTCCTTACATCACCACCATACGGTGGTGTTGCTTCTCACAATAAGGTCTTCGTTGGTTGTCTGCAAGCTATGTTGACAACTAATTGGTTGTGTGTCAGCCGGTGTCGGTACAGACAGTTCACCTATCCCGATGATCCCACGGATATCTACCGGCACACACGATATGTCCACCAATATGGCAACGCGTAGCTACGTATTGCACTACATAGCTACGCCGAACGGTTGTAGGGCCAGAATTTAGGCCGCGACTTTTTCTTTCTCAGCCTGAACAGCGGCTTTGTGGATGGCCTTCTTGGACACCAACGCGGTACCAAATCCGATCACACCCCAAAAGATGCACTGGGCCATGAATGAATAGACGCGGAAATAGTAAAGATCATCTGCAGGGAACCCTGGGTAGACGATCTTCCCGTCCGGATCTGTCAGCGGGCGAGGTGTCTCAGAATTATGCCGACCAAACTCGTCGACGCTAGCCTGCAAATGCCCTAGAGGTGGGAGCAGCCGACTAAACGCGTACATGATGACAGCAAAAACGGCTGCCGAAATGAGGAAAGCAATCCATGAGTCCATGCGCGCGGACAAAGCCTTGTGCAGGAAAACAACCCCAATCATGACGATCACAGACACGATAATCATCGTGAGGAAGAGCCACGTGCGCTGTTTAATTGTGTCCGGGTTACCGATAGCGGGCGGATTCGACGGATACTTTAAGCAGGGAACGATGTAGAGACAGGCGAACATTGCAGCTGCAACACCGATGGCCGCACCACGAATGTTAGTTGGCTTGGCGTACCGGAGGTACAAGCTGAACACAACCGCGTACAGCAAACCTAGCGCTAGTCCCATGAGAACCATGCCAGTACCGATACCCACGGTCGATTGAATTGTGCGGCTGAACAGTTCGGCTTCATCGCCACCATCGGTGGCAATACCAGCGGCTTTATCGAGGGCATCTTGCGCCTCGTCACGCCCTTCCTCGTAATCAATGGCCCGGCTGATGATGGGCTCTGCCCACAACCTGGCAAAGATGAAGGACAACAGTCCGGCCAGTAAACCAAAGCCCCCGCAGCGTAGAACGAATTGGCGTTCCATTTTTAACTCCAAATATGGGCGTCCACCAGGTCAAACCTGATACCGACGCGAAGATTAGTGGCAGGGGAATCCCAGGAAGTGGCGGGAATCGTGCACCCACTCGTGGATGTGCATGTCATTACCGAAGACACTGGTAGCGCCCTGATCGATACCAATGAAGTAGTACACCAACAAGCCAATAACCAGTGCAGAGAACAACCACACAAATGATGACGGGACATCAATCGCTTCTGCAAGCGCACGTGCCGACGAACGCGATGGGGATGCGGGCTGGGCCGCACGAAGTGATGAATCGGTCATAATGAACACTTCCTCTTCCGGAAAATAAACAATACGTATTCCTACGCGAGTGTAGACCTCAACAATGAAAGTGAAGAAACGCCCTGGCATACGAGACCACGCGCCTGCCTGGGCGTTTCGTTATGGAGTAACAACACTAGAAGAAAAGAATTTTCCTAGTTTGAGAAATTGTGATGGGCGTGAGTTAACCTCCGCCTACTTTCACAAGAGAAAAGAATATAGTTCAGCCAACAGCAGCAACTCCTTTTGATATGACGCGTAACAAAGAAAGTAAATACAAAACGCGAGTATCTGGCTGCTTCGTTAAGCATGCTCACAACCTGGGGTTTTCACCTCAGCGGATCCAATATTCGGATAGTTCCTGCCTGGAACGACCAGGTTGACCAGGCGTACTACCCGACTGCTAACGAAGTCACAGTGGCGCGACCGCCCCGGATTCTCACCGGGTTCCTCATCGTCTTGTACACAACAACTGTAGACCTCATCCCCGCCTTTTGGTAGCCCAGACGCCGATTTTCATCGGGAAATACACCCAATTCGAGCGATTATCCCCCCACGGTCATGCCCCCGGTTACACGCCCAGCGCGCTTACGCCCCCAAAGCGGAATGAACCTGTGCGAGGTAGACCACCATCGCTCCACACCCGACCACAAATACAGCCACCGAGGCGGACAGCCGCGCAAGGAGCCTTCGTTGCAATCCACCGGAGCCACCCCACATGGCACCTCCAGCACCTCCGAGCAATGAGGTGCCACTCGACATCGAGCCAGCACCGTGCGCCATACCAGCGGTTCCTAGACCAGCAGCGACGAACCGCCCTACACGGCGGCCTGGCCCGCGAACACCCGTCATGATGTGAGCGCCGTAGATCGCAACGGCCATCAGTGCACCCGTCAACAATCCCCCAATATGACCCCACAATGAGATGCCTGGAGTTATTAATGAATACCCCAAGTTCACCACAATGAGGACAATAAGAGCTCTCATTTGCGGTTTATTGTTCACGTACATGCCTGCGGCAACAGCCATCAGGCCATAAATCACTCCCGATGCCCCCACAGTCAGTGACAATGGGTCGCGCCACTGGATCATGGCAGCCGACCCGTAGCTTGTGCCCGCAAAAATGATCGCCATCGCCAGCGAACCGTAGGTGCGCTCAATACCGACCCCGAACACCCACAGCATGACCCCATTGAACAGGAGATGCGTCAGACCGGAGTGAAGAAAACTGAAAGTTAGCCCGCGGAGGAGAGCTTCGTTGTCGGGCGTCAGCGCGGGTAAATACAACCACCACGACGCCGCCAAGGACGACTCATGCGTGTTGCCTTCCAGGGACCCGGATTGCACAACCGTCACCAGGTACACAACGATGCAGGCAATCAGCGCGCCCGAGGTCACAGGGGTTTGGCGAATCGTCCGTGTCAGCACGTCATCACACGTTACACGTACCAACGCAGTACACGTACCGAGACGCTACACGCACTGACACGGCCGTCGCGTTACTCGTCGTTAGTCGTCGCGATAGTACACCGCCGACGACACAAAGCCGACGGCTCAAACTAGTCCTCGACGATCTCCACGGAATCAATCACAATGTCGTCCAAGGGACGATCGAAGCGATCCGTCTTAGTTTCCGCGATCGTGTCGACGACCTTCTGGGAATCCGCATCGGTGACCTCACCAAAAATGGTGTGGTGGTTGTTCAGGTGCGGCGTCGGGGCGACGGTGATGAAGAACTGAGAACCGTTGGTGCCCGGGCCAGCATTCGCCATGGCCAACAAGTACGGGCGGTCAAACTGCAGTTCGGGGTGGAATTCGTCACCGAAGCGGTAACCGGGACCACCACGGCCTGTTCCCGTCGGATCCCCACCCTGGATCATGAAACCGTCGATGACGCGGTGGAAAATTGCGCCATCGTAGAATGGGCCCTCTTCTCCACCCGAAGCATTGCGCTCCGAGTAATCCTTCGTGCCCTTAGCCAACCCGACAAAGTTATCGACGGTCTGGGGAGCATGATTACCGAAGAGGTCGATAGAAATATCGCCACGATTAGTGTGCAAAATCGCGGTTGCTGTCTTCTGCGTACTCACGACACTCATTGTACGTAGTTACTAGACGAACCGCCCCCTCACCCCACTACAGTAGTAAAAGACACGTTATAAAGACCCGCCTCTGACCACGAAACCGGTAAGGAACCAATAAGGAAGAACCATGAATTCGTCAGACACAACCATGTTTTTGCGCGCGGCACGCAACCTCTCCGATGCCCGCAAACAGCGAAAAGAGAATAAGGAAGCTCGCGACTTCGATCCCGTTGAGCGACTCGTTGAATACGCAAAAGCGAAGGAATCTAACCCCGGGAAACCGCGTGGTCAGAGCGATAACGGTAAGGTAGATAAGAACGCCAACGATTCGTCCTCTGATAATTCCTCCGAGGCTAAGGGGAAGAAGGACAAGAAAGCGGCTAAGAAAGCTAAAAAGCAGGATAAGAAGAAGGACAAGAAATCGTCCTCCGAAAGCTCATCCAAGGAGAACTCGGCCATGTCAAAGAAGAAGTCCACTCTGGAGCAGATGCGCGCTTCAGCAAATCCCACTGCCGTGGCTGTCGTTGATCGCATCCGCGAAGAGAGCGAACGCGCTTATGACCTTGCATCCGACAAAGCGGATAAAGCTGGCAAGAAGTTAAATAAGGCCCGCGCCAAGGCAGAAAAGAAAGCTAAGAAAGTTCAGAAGAAGGCAGATAAGAAGGCCTCCAAGGCTCGGAAGCAGAACGCGAAGAAGGCCGATGCTCTCCAGAAGCGCGCTGAGGCTTTCCAAAAGAAGGCCACCGAGTTTGCGGAAAAGGCCACTGATAAAGCCAGCGATTTCGCGGACAAAGCTTCAGACAAAGCAAGCGAGTTCGCTGGAAAAGCCCAAGACACCGCATCCGACGTGAGGGGTAAAGCTGCGGAGACCGCCAGCAATGTTGCGGCCGCCGCGTCGAATAACCTGCCTGATTCCGTCAGCGATCGTCTGCCCGATTCCGTAACCGATTCACTGGATCAAGCAGCTGGGAAGAAGACGAAGCGCAGCAAGAAGCCTTTATTTATCGTCCTGTTCGTTGCACTCGTTGCCGGCGGTTGGGCCACGTACAAGTCTCGGTCCTCCAAGAACGTATCGACGGAACCGCCGAAGAACAATAACGAGCCTCGCTTGGTGTACAAGACGGAAACCCCGACGTCGGACAATTCTGCTGGAAACACAGGGGACAAAGCGGAGCATGCCGGAGACAAGGCAGACGATCCTACAGAGGACGTTCGAGCCGCGGCAGCTGAGAAAGCCGATCAGGCCAAGGAGAAAACCGACGAAGTCAAGGAAGCCGCTCAGAGCAAAGCTGAGGAGCTGAAAGACCGAGCCAAGGACAAGGCGGAGGATTTCAAAGCTTCTGCGTCCGACGCTGCCGATAGGGCTGCGGATAAAGCAGAGCAGGCTAAAGCTGATGCCAAGGACGCAGCTTCTCGCGCCGACGATAAGGCCGACGAGGTCAAGAAAGCCGCCCAGGATAAGGCGGAAGACCTGAAGAAAGAAGCTAAGGACGCCAAAGCTGAGGCAGATAAGAAGGCCAAAGACGCTAAGAAGTCCGGTCCCAAGAACAGCGCGCCGAAGAACAGCGCGCCACAGGCCCCTAGTGCCAAGGCTAAAGCTAGCAAAGGGTCCACTGGCAAAGGCAAGACGTCCAAGAACAACGGTGACCAGAAGAAAGGCAAGAATGGTAAGGGCAACTCCCAGAACGGAGCTGGCCGCCACGCTCTCAAGGACGACAAGAAATAGCATCAGCTTGACCATCCGGTCCACTCCCGACCCAATGCCCGATATACCTCCTAGAAACTTCCCTAGGTAGTCGGGTTTCCGCCATATCGCTCCGGCGTATGGCGGTTTTTTGGGTTTTACGACAAATAATGTGTCCGCATGCCGGAAAACTGCGGGGGGATATGCGGGGTAGTTGGCAAAACTGCGGGGGGATATGGCCAAAAAATGGCCGAAAATTGACCATATACCCCCGCACTTTTATTCGGGGCGCATATCCCGGCGCACTTCCGAGCTCCAGGTGTAGCGTCCCCCGCAGTTTTTCCGTCTACCGGCTCCTTCTTAAGTGCATAGGTGCTTCTGGCCCCAGGAATTGGGTCCTTCCTGGAGTTATACGACCGAAGGCGGTGCGGACACCTTCCCGCGAGTTTCACTTATTGTTCATGTTTACGTCAGTGGGGTGTTAAAGAAGCTTGATACACCATACGTATGGCACAAGCACCTAGTCTCCCCACGAACCAGGCCGATGACAGCCAGGCCTGGACGTCTTCATCACAGTCTGATGCGGCTCGCACCACTCCCCCAGCGGGTCCGGATCGAGGCACTCCTCCACACATTCAGCACGACGGGGGTGGCGTCAACCCTATGGCGGTCACAGCGTTACTCGGCGTGGCCACCGTCTTGCTGATTATCTTCACTTTCACTGACAAGCAGGTCAGTGATGCTGTCATCAACCATGACAGCGTATTTGGCACGCTCTTCCAGTCCTACGGCGAGTTCCCACCGGCGGTGCTGGGCGCTCTGGCTATGCAGGTTCTTGCGGGATGTCTCCTCCGCTCCTCTCTTCCAGAAATCGCGCGAGGGCTCGGAAGCATTTTGCTCACGTGGGCTAGTTTCTTATCGATTCTTGGCTGGTCTGAGCAGGCTGAATCATATCGTCGTTCATGGAGTGCAAACCTTTCAGCCGGAACGCCCATCGGCGTGGCCAATAATGATGATTCTGACACGATGAGCTGGTCTCAGTTCGCCCCTGCACTGTTTATGGCTATTGTCCTTCTTATTATCGT
This window encodes:
- a CDS encoding peptidylprolyl isomerase, translated to MSVVSTQKTATAILHTNRGDISIDLFGNHAPQTVDNFVGLAKGTKDYSERNASGGEEGPFYDGAIFHRVIDGFMIQGGDPTGTGRGGPGYRFGDEFHPELQFDRPYLLAMANAGPGTNGSQFFITVAPTPHLNNHHTIFGEVTDADSQKVVDTIAETKTDRFDRPLDDIVIDSVEIVED
- the crgA gene encoding cell division protein CrgA, whose protein sequence is MPKSKVTESSESRPASSSTSTRTPVKLNNASTPLWYRIIMFGFIIAGLLWLVVNYIAGPQIPFMQNLNAWNYAIGFGLFVVGLLMTMGWK
- a CDS encoding phosphatase PAP2 family protein; amino-acid sequence: MAQAPSLPTNQADDSQAWTSSSQSDAARTTPPAGPDRGTPPHIQHDGGGVNPMAVTALLGVATVLLIIFTFTDKQVSDAVINHDSVFGTLFQSYGEFPPAVLGALAMQVLAGCLLRSSLPEIARGLGSILLTWASFLSILGWSEQAESYRRSWSANLSAGTPIGVANNDDSDTMSWSQFAPALFMAIVLLIIVSMVAWLLIRNLSDETLRLIAISAVVMLAIVWAGHGINDQMKDLWGRFRPYEVDAGKGPYQPWYHINLPNGHRSFPSGHTQEGTTLAALAIVLRPLGGKAWRIALWVGTVWGILMAASRVIIGAHWATDTVASFILTYGLILVGLWLTTWVAKRVSSTTISNDAGTPVPTS
- a CDS encoding CbtB domain-containing protein, with protein sequence MTDSSLRAAQPASPSRSSARALAEAIDVPSSFVWLFSALVIGLLVYYFIGIDQGATSVFGNDMHIHEWVHDSRHFLGFPCH
- a CDS encoding histidine phosphatase family protein; this encodes MRRFHRQSRTPIHVVRLIVVSAPLASAHLPRFASSEDAVRWADYRHTLRRYEEFSDINDAGSCAEDADGPTPSRVFVGNPGPWDVGEWAGKPLPLVSPMKIAQWRTNPDYVGHGGESLRTYIGRVGAWADGLEPGEYITVSDQSLGRALLVHALDAPPDAFWRCDIPPEWQMRFHRRHSGNKEMWTLRGLAPLDPASAGMLR
- a CDS encoding CbtA family protein; translated protein: MERQFVLRCGGFGLLAGLLSFIFARLWAEPIISRAIDYEEGRDEAQDALDKAAGIATDGGDEAELFSRTIQSTVGIGTGMVLMGLALGLLYAVVFSLYLRYAKPTNIRGAAIGVAAAMFACLYIVPCLKYPSNPPAIGNPDTIKQRTWLFLTMIIVSVIVMIGVVFLHKALSARMDSWIAFLISAAVFAVIMYAFSRLLPPLGHLQASVDEFGRHNSETPRPLTDPDGKIVYPGFPADDLYYFRVYSFMAQCIFWGVIGFGTALVSKKAIHKAAVQAEKEKVAA
- a CDS encoding rhomboid family intramembrane serine protease; amino-acid sequence: MLTRTIRQTPVTSGALIACIVVYLVTVVQSGSLEGNTHESSLAASWWLYLPALTPDNEALLRGLTFSFLHSGLTHLLFNGVMLWVFGVGIERTYGSLAMAIIFAGTSYGSAAMIQWRDPLSLTVGASGVIYGLMAVAAGMYVNNKPQMRALIVLIVVNLGYSLITPGISLWGHIGGLLTGALMAVAIYGAHIMTGVRGPGRRVGRFVAAGLGTAGMAHGAGSMSSGTSLLGGAGGAMWGGSGGLQRRLLARLSASVAVFVVGCGAMVVYLAQVHSALGA
- a CDS encoding LssY C-terminal domain-containing protein, with the translated sequence MAMPSLSSMWSHASDLTSLRKFSSRTPREKRIDNTFFLLAGLAAIWLAGEYFKLSFVLDFRLLLIIPAWGVIAYLTLPRLHRILTRIYVPNYFIGRTRTSDGLLGDPVNIAFDGTAEQLHRSMTQAGWTLADPVTFRSSAKIVWSSITRASYPAAPVSPLILFDREQDLAYQQEVDGSPSRRHHIRLWRCPKDWPLPGGHRVDWVGSASYDTAVGVSFFTLQVTHRIAADIDRERDHVVSTVRSYVPESSVSMIEDFSTGYHHVNGGGDKIHTDGDLPIVDVSRVALRSGSSGDDSAGVAEQAPEELPDDSESGTTESDAPSETTAATTPSDITETASDVAENAETETTNEESNDAEPIMARGSDNVDSTINGTRYTGRASTHYDDDISDEERAARRPKNAQRTPRPPNLMLSMGMLFLVVAWQSVVLLYKADQHRFIPGTLQDMGFSHHTAYVATQWYVGLLTLGTLILVLLTLGGFTHARDALMLFLTIAIVISILDRNGMRMIAAGHNNLLLTTATIIALLALSSDDVRNWIRGHEPAAVWGPVRKIHLPIDDHSR